One genomic segment of Anguilla anguilla isolate fAngAng1 chromosome 2, fAngAng1.pri, whole genome shotgun sequence includes these proteins:
- the LOC118220575 gene encoding rho GTPase-activating protein 23-like isoform X2: MEGMGDEESEGGNGRGGMERQIISQLAINRGTTSEPIWAKGRRDGISSSNENARPVSGEGLAWQGPRTVVLHKNSQGFGFTLRHFIVYPPESALHTSLKDEENGNGKGYQRGRLEPMDTIFVKNVRERGPAHQAGLCTGDRLVKVNGESVLGKTYSQVIALIQNSESVLELSIMPKDEDVLQLAYSQDAYLKGNEPYTGGAQNLPDPPPASYPRGKTQQPPAGSPPMGQNQLDNWACGPSPPLDNRSGAGGAGGRQEGRGPEPGAGPGAVSPAQHGASGPPARGRSSSSGSALASPLYFHFANHNAAIASASQPHPHPHPRGAGGGGLSNSERCQQALTDWYYSQVPERAAVSAMPPRHRSYSQDRLAELGAGLGHHRAGWPHSASQDTLLLLQQPGSAPHADPYWGWGAPYGQPTCRARSENQLAAAYERYGRSTEALDRAAATALVSPRLERPAWLQQAPPGAEGQQRPSGNHRDGAAAPPAGRQTQQQQQQQQQQAAAGRSQPRRLPPQTMDDQPVGYRSYSPSFYRKAGRLMQAHSFRDPAYSGPHFSWTPTPKTSPPDGVSPAPPPPGSSSPPDPRDGTDRERAGPGLEVGVAQAQEVVLRQKPPTGRRTSHALRHPHYALPVDAAEPPGFPAEPRDAAAAPAAPPPGDAPARRANGSLPPLPVEDDSLASIPFIDEPTSPSADLRARHVPASSVVSSAMSSAPVVTTSPVSPTFTFPLTRLFSHDCSSIKASRRSSYLLAITTERSKSCDEGLNTFREEGRVFSRLPKRVKSFFTDGSLDSLGSAEEARSKRHSTSELGNISFSDVRKEGWLHYKQILTEKGKKVGGGIRPWKHVYSVLRSHSLFLYKDKREAVMHSAAAAGSGAGGAGHGEDEQPISIRGCLVDIAYSETKRKHALRLTTQDFCEYLLQAEDRDDMLGWIKVIRENSKTDSEDLSFSRQALINKKLNDYRKHSPTGSKPDASPRVPRMKPPFLLAKMENATGAPRSPKPDGKDESSPPKSPWGINIMKKAKKSGPKAFGVRLEDCQPGINNKFIPLIVEICCGLVEDMGLEYTGIYRVPGNNAVVSSLQDQLNKGVDINPTEEKWQDLNVISSLLKSFFRKLPEPLFTDDKYNDFIDANRMEDTKDRLKTMKKLIHDLPDHYYHTLKFLVGHLKTVADHAEKNKMEPRNLALVFGPTLVRTSEDNMTDMVTHMPDRYKIVETLIQHHAWFFNEGLDKDEKTPVDTADLQPVPNIDHLLSNIGRTGVMGEASDSTNSDSAKSKGSWGSKRDLNAKDFLSLSIISAVTRKRKKRPNARLLGSSTDEDSEHEPVKANRGGRGPETPKPQGAEGAGGGDTAPRAEGEEDEEEEEEEEEEDGKGKGEEVEEEEEEEESPGRRCEEEEEVAAEDGGVGAKARPWRGPEDARSIVSGYSTLSTLGRSLASEGRGDEADDEHSELVSETDNESGFASRSLTQERPEKPARPPRSFLYSHCKAPGSAPGPAPSPGPAPAARGPPRRTSDPGDGREGRARSATPSSSSFCSSAASSAPHRLHSRPSFNSHKLIQCDTLARKKLKGDKAKARSLDLELLAPACVEEGVGPQAAREAGPGAKASSSGSQESVRPAPAPAPAPPPNPAPDSAPHRANEAASFSPGGGGQASLAEQVRARLLGSAEDVRGVGLRKPVSPETRRKKRAWRRHTVVVGTVGAGDAADAPPADDVAPGDAPPNADAVAPVADGHVGVKPKGSHRGHEQHAVGQSVRLDPELTTGPAQRAPASRFHQYL; encoded by the exons GCAAAAGGGCGGAGAGATGGGATTTCGTCGTCCAACGAGAACGCGCGGCCGGTGTCGGGAGAGGGGCTGGCCTGGCAGGGCCCGCGGACCGTGGTCCTCCACAAGAACTCCCAGGGCTTCGGCTTCACGCTGCGCCACTTCATCGTGTACCCGCCGGAGTCCGCCCTGCACACCAGCCTCAAG gATGAGGAGAACGGGAACGGGAAGG GCTACCAGCGAGGTCGGCTGGAGCCTATGGACACCATCTTTGTGAAGAACGTGCGAGagagaggccccgcccaccaagCCGGCTTGTGCACAG GGGACCGGCTGGTGAAGGTCAACGGGGAAAGCGTCCTGGGGAAGACCTACTCCCAGGTGATCGCCCTGATCCAGAACAG TGAGAGTGTCCTGGAGCTATCTATCATGCCAAAAGATGAAGATGTGCTGCAGCTG GCGTACTCCCAGGATGCCTACCTGAAGGGCAATGAGCCGTACACGGGCGGAGCCCAGAACCTTCCGGACCCGCCGCCCGCCTCCTACCCTCGCGGCAagacccagcagccccccgCCGGGTCCCCTCCCATGGGCCAGAACCAGCTGGACAACTGGGCCTGCGGGCCGTCCCCTCCGCTGGACAACCGCTCCGGCGCGGGCGGCGCCGGGGGCCggcaggaggggcggggcccggaGCCGGGGGCGGGCCCCGGAGCCGTCAGCCCCGCCCAGCACGGCGCGAGCGGGCCGCCGGCGCGGGGCCGCTCGTCGTCCTCGGGGTCGGCCCTGGCGAGCCCGCTGTACTTCCACTTCGCCAACCACAACGCCGCCATCGCCTCGGCCtcgcagccccacccccacccccacccccgcggcGCCGGCGGCGGAGGCCTGAGCAACAGCGAGCGCTGCCAGCAGGCCCTGACGGACTGGTACTACAGCCAGGTGCCCGAGCGCGCCGCCGTGTCCGCCATGCCCCCGCGCCACCGCAGCTACTCGCAGGACCGGCTGGCcgagctgggggcggggctgggccaCCACCGGGCCGGCTGGCCCCACAGCGCCTCCCAGgacaccctgctgctgctgcagcagcccggctccgccccccacgCCGACCCCTACTGGGGCTGGGGCGCCCCCTACGGGCAGCCCACGTGCCGGGCGCGCTCGGAGAACCAGCTGGCGGCCGCGTACGAGCGCTACGGCCGCTCCACGGAGGCGCTGGACCGGGCGGCGGCAACGGCGCTGGTCTCGCCCCGGCTGGAGCGGCCGGCCTGGCTGCAGCAGGCCCCGCCCGGGGCCGAGGGCCAGCAGAGGCCCTCGGGGAACCACCGCGACGGCGCTGCGGCGCCCCCCGCTGGCCGGCagacccagcagcagcagcagcagcagcagcagcaggcggcGGCGGGCCGCTCCCAGCCGCGCCGGCTCCCGCCGCAGACGATGGACGACCAGCCGGTGGGCTACCGCAGCTACAGCCCGTCCTTCTACCGCAAGGCGGGCCGCCTGATGCAGGCCCACTCCTTCAGGGACCCCGCCTACTCGGGGCCCCACTTCTCCTGGACGCCCACCCCCAAAACCAGCCCCCCGGACGGCGTctcgcccgccccgcccccgcccggcTCCTCGTCCCCGCCCGACCCCCGGGACGGGACGGACCGcgagcgggcggggccggggctggaggtgggcgtggcccaGGCTCAGGAGGTGGTGCTGCGGCAGAAGCCGCCCACTGGGAGGCGGACCTCCCACGCCCTGCGCCACCCGCACTACGCGCTGCCCGTCGACGCCGCCGAGCCGCCCGGCTTCCCCGCCGAGCCCcgggacgccgccgccgcgcccgccgccccgcccccgggaGACGCCCCCGCCCGCCGAGCCAATGGCAGCTTGCCTCCTCTCCCGGTGGAGGACGACTCGCTGGCCTCCATCCCGTTCATAG ATGAGCCGACGAGCCCGAGCGCCGACCTGCGTGCCCGCCACGTGCCCGCCTCCTCGGTGGTATCCAGCGCCATGAGCTCCGCGCCCGTCGTCACCACCAGCCCCGTCTCCCCCACCTTCACTTTCCCCCTCACAAGGCTCTTCTCCCACGACTGCA GCAGTATCAAGGCCAGCCGTCGCTCTTCCTACCTGCTGGCCATCACCACGGAGCGCTCCAAGTCATGTGACGAGGGCCTGAACACCTTCCGGGAGGAGGGCCGCGTCTTCTC GAGACTACCAAAAAGAGTTAAAAGCTTTTTCACTGATGGG tccctggACAGCCTGGGCTCCGCTGAGGAAGCCCGCTCCAAGCGCCACTCCACCtcggagctgggaaacatctcCTTCAGCGACGTGCGCAAGGAGGGCTGGCTGCACTACAAGCAGATCCTCACCGAGAAGGGCAAG AAGGTGGGCGGCGGCATCCGGCCGTGGAAGCACGTGTACTCGGTGCTGCGCTCGCACTCGCTCTTCCTCTACAAGGACAAGCGGGAGGCGGTCATGCACAGCGCGGCGGCGGCCGGCagtggggccgggggggcgggccACGGCGAGGacgagcagccaatcagcatccgcGGCTGCCTGGTGGACATCGCCTACAGCGAGACCAAGCGCAAGCACGCGCTGCGCCTGACCACGCAGGACTTCTGCGAGTACCTGCTGCAGGCTGAGGACCGCGACGACATGCTCGGCTGGATCAAGGTCATCCGCGAGAACAGCAAGACCGACAGCGAG GATCTGAGCTTCTCTCGGCAAGCACTTATCAATAAGAAGCTGAACGACTACAGGAAGCACAG tccAACGGGCAGCAAGCCGGACGCCTCCCCCAGGGTCCCCCGCATGAAGCCGCCGTTCCTCCTGGCCAAGATGGAGAACGCCACGGGGGCTCCCCGCTCGCCCAAACCGGACGGCAAAG ACGAGAGCAGCCCCCCCAAGTCGCCGTGGGGGATCAACATCATGAAGAAGGCCAAGAAGTCCGGGCCCAAGGCCTTCGGGGTGCGACTGGAGGACTGCCAGCCTGGCATCAACAACAAG TTCATCCCCCTGATAGTGGAGATCTGCTGTGGGCTGGTGGAGGACATGGGCCTGGAGTACACTGGGATCTACAGAGTCCCCGGGAACAACGCCGTGGTGTCCAGCCTGCAGGACCAACTCAACAAGGGCGTCGATATCAACCCCACAGAAGAG AAATGGCAAGATCTGAATGTTATCAGTAGTTTGCTCAAGTCCTTCTTCAGGAAGCTTCCGGAACCCCTGTTCACGGATG ACAAGTATAACGACTTCATTGATGCGAACCGCATGGAGGACACAAAGGACAGGCTGAAGACCATGAAGAAACTG ATCCACGACTTGCCGGATCACTACTACCACACCTTGAAGTTCTTGGTGGGCCACTTGAAGACAGTAGCAGATCATGCAGAGAAGAATAAG ATGGAGCCGCGTAACCTGGCCCTGGTTTTTGGCCCCACGCTGGTACGCACCTCGGAGGACAACATGACCGACATGGTGACCCACATGCCCGACCGCTACAAAATCGTGGAGACGCTCATCCAGCAC catgcctggTTTTTCAACGAGGGGTTGGACAAGGACGAGAAG acCCCGGTGGACACGGCGGACCTTCAGCCCGTCCCGAACATCGACCACCTGCTGTCCAACATCGGGAGGACGGGCGTGATGGGGGAGGCCTCAG ACTCAACCAACAGCGACTCAGCTAAATCCAAG GGCTCATGGGGGTCAAAGCGGGATCTGAACGCCAAGGACTTCCTCTCGCTGTCCATCATATCCGCCGTCACCCGCAAGCGCAAGAAGCGGCCCAACGCCCGCCTACTGGGCAGCAGCACGGACGAGGACTCGGAGCACGAGCCGGTCAAGGCCaaccggggggggcggggccccgaaACGCCCAAGCcgcagggggcggagggggcggggggaggcgaCACGGCGCCCAGAGCGGAAGGCgaggaggacgaagaggaggaggaggaggaagaggaggaagacgggaaaggaaaaggggaggaggtggaggaggaggaggaggaggaggagtcccCGGGGAGGCGgtgcgaggaagaggaggaggtcgCGGCGGAGGACGGCGGGGTGGGGGCCAAGGCGCGGCCCTGGCGGGGCCCGGAGGACGCGCGCTCCATCGTGTCGGGCTACTCCACGCTCTCCACGCTGGGCCGCAGCCTGGCCTCGGAGGGCCGCGGGGACGAGGCGGACGACGAGCACAGCGAGCTGGTGAGCGAGACGGACAACGAGAGCGGCTTCGCCTCGCGCTCCCTCACCCAGGAGCGGCCCGAGAAGCCGGCCCGCCCGCCGCGCAGCTTCCTGTACTCCCACTGCAAAgcgcccggctccgcccccggccccgcccccagccctggccccgcccccgcggccCGCGGGCCTCCCCGCCGCACCTCGGACCCGGGCGacgggagggagggcagggcgCGCTCGGCCAcgccctcgtcctcctccttctgctcctccgccgcctcctccgcccCGCACAGGCTCCACAGCCGGCCCTCCTTCAACTCCCACAAGCTGATCCAGTGCGACACGCTGGCGCGCAAGAAGCTGAAGGGGGACAAGGCCAAGGCCCGCTCCCTGGACCTGGAGCTGCTGGCCCCCGCCTGCGTggaggaaggggtggggccTCAGGCCGCTCGGGAGGCGGGCCCCGGCGCCAAGGCCTCGTCGAGCGGCAGCCAGGAGAGCGTGcgcccggccccggccccggccccggctccgccccccaaccccgcccccgaCTCCGCCCCCCACAGGGCGAACGAGGCGGCCTCCTTCTCCCCCGGCGGGGGCGGGCAGGCCTCGCTGGCGGAGCAGGTGAGGGCGCGGCTCCTGGGCTCGGCGGAGGACGTGCGGGGCGTGGGCCTGCGCAAGCCCGTCTCCCCGGAGACGCGGCGCAAGAAGAGGGCGTGGCGCCGGCACACCGTGGTGGTCGGCACGGTCGGGGCGGGAGACGCGGCCGACGCCCCCCCCGCGGACGACGTCGCCCCCGGC
- the LOC118220575 gene encoding rho GTPase-activating protein 23-like isoform X4 — protein MAQAKGRRDGISSSNENARPVSGEGLAWQGPRTVVLHKNSQGFGFTLRHFIVYPPESALHTSLKDEENGNGKGYQRGRLEPMDTIFVKNVRERGPAHQAGLCTGDRLVKVNGESVLGKTYSQVIALIQNSESVLELSIMPKDEDVLQLVSAYSQDAYLKGNEPYTGGAQNLPDPPPASYPRGKTQQPPAGSPPMGQNQLDNWACGPSPPLDNRSGAGGAGGRQEGRGPEPGAGPGAVSPAQHGASGPPARGRSSSSGSALASPLYFHFANHNAAIASASQPHPHPHPRGAGGGGLSNSERCQQALTDWYYSQVPERAAVSAMPPRHRSYSQDRLAELGAGLGHHRAGWPHSASQDTLLLLQQPGSAPHADPYWGWGAPYGQPTCRARSENQLAAAYERYGRSTEALDRAAATALVSPRLERPAWLQQAPPGAEGQQRPSGNHRDGAAAPPAGRQTQQQQQQQQQQAAAGRSQPRRLPPQTMDDQPVGYRSYSPSFYRKAGRLMQAHSFRDPAYSGPHFSWTPTPKTSPPDGVSPAPPPPGSSSPPDPRDGTDRERAGPGLEVGVAQAQEVVLRQKPPTGRRTSHALRHPHYALPVDAAEPPGFPAEPRDAAAAPAAPPPGDAPARRANGSLPPLPVEDDSLASIPFIDEPTSPSADLRARHVPASSVVSSAMSSAPVVTTSPVSPTFTFPLTRLFSHDCSSIKASRRSSYLLAITTERSKSCDEGLNTFREEGRVFSRLPKRVKSFFTDGSLDSLGSAEEARSKRHSTSELGNISFSDVRKEGWLHYKQILTEKGKKVGGGIRPWKHVYSVLRSHSLFLYKDKREAVMHSAAAAGSGAGGAGHGEDEQPISIRGCLVDIAYSETKRKHALRLTTQDFCEYLLQAEDRDDMLGWIKVIRENSKTDSEDLSFSRQALINKKLNDYRKHSPTGSKPDASPRVPRMKPPFLLAKMENATGAPRSPKPDGKDESSPPKSPWGINIMKKAKKSGPKAFGVRLEDCQPGINNKFIPLIVEICCGLVEDMGLEYTGIYRVPGNNAVVSSLQDQLNKGVDINPTEEKWQDLNVISSLLKSFFRKLPEPLFTDDKYNDFIDANRMEDTKDRLKTMKKLIHDLPDHYYHTLKFLVGHLKTVADHAEKNKMEPRNLALVFGPTLVRTSEDNMTDMVTHMPDRYKIVETLIQHHAWFFNEGLDKDEKTPVDTADLQPVPNIDHLLSNIGRTGVMGEASDSTNSDSAKSKGSWGSKRDLNAKDFLSLSIISAVTRKRKKRPNARLLGSSTDEDSEHEPVKANRGGRGPETPKPQGAEGAGGGDTAPRAEGEEDEEEEEEEEEEDGKGKGEEVEEEEEEEESPGRRCEEEEEVAAEDGGVGAKARPWRGPEDARSIVSGYSTLSTLGRSLASEGRGDEADDEHSELVSETDNESGFASRSLTQERPEKPARPPRSFLYSHCKAPGSAPGPAPSPGPAPAARGPPRRTSDPGDGREGRARSATPSSSSFCSSAASSAPHRLHSRPSFNSHKLIQCDTLARKKLKGDKAKARSLDLELLAPACVEEGVGPQAAREAGPGAKASSSGSQESVRPAPAPAPAPPPNPAPDSAPHRANEAASFSPGGGGQASLAEQVRARLLGSAEDVRGVGLRKPVSPETRRKKRAWRRHTVVVGTVGAGDAADAPPADDVAPGDAPPNADAVAPVADGHVGVKPKGSHRGHEQHAVGQSVRLDPELTTGPAQRAPASRFHQYL, from the exons GCAAAAGGGCGGAGAGATGGGATTTCGTCGTCCAACGAGAACGCGCGGCCGGTGTCGGGAGAGGGGCTGGCCTGGCAGGGCCCGCGGACCGTGGTCCTCCACAAGAACTCCCAGGGCTTCGGCTTCACGCTGCGCCACTTCATCGTGTACCCGCCGGAGTCCGCCCTGCACACCAGCCTCAAG gATGAGGAGAACGGGAACGGGAAGG GCTACCAGCGAGGTCGGCTGGAGCCTATGGACACCATCTTTGTGAAGAACGTGCGAGagagaggccccgcccaccaagCCGGCTTGTGCACAG GGGACCGGCTGGTGAAGGTCAACGGGGAAAGCGTCCTGGGGAAGACCTACTCCCAGGTGATCGCCCTGATCCAGAACAG TGAGAGTGTCCTGGAGCTATCTATCATGCCAAAAGATGAAGATGTGCTGCAGCTGGTAAGT GCGTACTCCCAGGATGCCTACCTGAAGGGCAATGAGCCGTACACGGGCGGAGCCCAGAACCTTCCGGACCCGCCGCCCGCCTCCTACCCTCGCGGCAagacccagcagccccccgCCGGGTCCCCTCCCATGGGCCAGAACCAGCTGGACAACTGGGCCTGCGGGCCGTCCCCTCCGCTGGACAACCGCTCCGGCGCGGGCGGCGCCGGGGGCCggcaggaggggcggggcccggaGCCGGGGGCGGGCCCCGGAGCCGTCAGCCCCGCCCAGCACGGCGCGAGCGGGCCGCCGGCGCGGGGCCGCTCGTCGTCCTCGGGGTCGGCCCTGGCGAGCCCGCTGTACTTCCACTTCGCCAACCACAACGCCGCCATCGCCTCGGCCtcgcagccccacccccacccccacccccgcggcGCCGGCGGCGGAGGCCTGAGCAACAGCGAGCGCTGCCAGCAGGCCCTGACGGACTGGTACTACAGCCAGGTGCCCGAGCGCGCCGCCGTGTCCGCCATGCCCCCGCGCCACCGCAGCTACTCGCAGGACCGGCTGGCcgagctgggggcggggctgggccaCCACCGGGCCGGCTGGCCCCACAGCGCCTCCCAGgacaccctgctgctgctgcagcagcccggctccgccccccacgCCGACCCCTACTGGGGCTGGGGCGCCCCCTACGGGCAGCCCACGTGCCGGGCGCGCTCGGAGAACCAGCTGGCGGCCGCGTACGAGCGCTACGGCCGCTCCACGGAGGCGCTGGACCGGGCGGCGGCAACGGCGCTGGTCTCGCCCCGGCTGGAGCGGCCGGCCTGGCTGCAGCAGGCCCCGCCCGGGGCCGAGGGCCAGCAGAGGCCCTCGGGGAACCACCGCGACGGCGCTGCGGCGCCCCCCGCTGGCCGGCagacccagcagcagcagcagcagcagcagcagcaggcggcGGCGGGCCGCTCCCAGCCGCGCCGGCTCCCGCCGCAGACGATGGACGACCAGCCGGTGGGCTACCGCAGCTACAGCCCGTCCTTCTACCGCAAGGCGGGCCGCCTGATGCAGGCCCACTCCTTCAGGGACCCCGCCTACTCGGGGCCCCACTTCTCCTGGACGCCCACCCCCAAAACCAGCCCCCCGGACGGCGTctcgcccgccccgcccccgcccggcTCCTCGTCCCCGCCCGACCCCCGGGACGGGACGGACCGcgagcgggcggggccggggctggaggtgggcgtggcccaGGCTCAGGAGGTGGTGCTGCGGCAGAAGCCGCCCACTGGGAGGCGGACCTCCCACGCCCTGCGCCACCCGCACTACGCGCTGCCCGTCGACGCCGCCGAGCCGCCCGGCTTCCCCGCCGAGCCCcgggacgccgccgccgcgcccgccgccccgcccccgggaGACGCCCCCGCCCGCCGAGCCAATGGCAGCTTGCCTCCTCTCCCGGTGGAGGACGACTCGCTGGCCTCCATCCCGTTCATAG ATGAGCCGACGAGCCCGAGCGCCGACCTGCGTGCCCGCCACGTGCCCGCCTCCTCGGTGGTATCCAGCGCCATGAGCTCCGCGCCCGTCGTCACCACCAGCCCCGTCTCCCCCACCTTCACTTTCCCCCTCACAAGGCTCTTCTCCCACGACTGCA GCAGTATCAAGGCCAGCCGTCGCTCTTCCTACCTGCTGGCCATCACCACGGAGCGCTCCAAGTCATGTGACGAGGGCCTGAACACCTTCCGGGAGGAGGGCCGCGTCTTCTC GAGACTACCAAAAAGAGTTAAAAGCTTTTTCACTGATGGG tccctggACAGCCTGGGCTCCGCTGAGGAAGCCCGCTCCAAGCGCCACTCCACCtcggagctgggaaacatctcCTTCAGCGACGTGCGCAAGGAGGGCTGGCTGCACTACAAGCAGATCCTCACCGAGAAGGGCAAG AAGGTGGGCGGCGGCATCCGGCCGTGGAAGCACGTGTACTCGGTGCTGCGCTCGCACTCGCTCTTCCTCTACAAGGACAAGCGGGAGGCGGTCATGCACAGCGCGGCGGCGGCCGGCagtggggccgggggggcgggccACGGCGAGGacgagcagccaatcagcatccgcGGCTGCCTGGTGGACATCGCCTACAGCGAGACCAAGCGCAAGCACGCGCTGCGCCTGACCACGCAGGACTTCTGCGAGTACCTGCTGCAGGCTGAGGACCGCGACGACATGCTCGGCTGGATCAAGGTCATCCGCGAGAACAGCAAGACCGACAGCGAG GATCTGAGCTTCTCTCGGCAAGCACTTATCAATAAGAAGCTGAACGACTACAGGAAGCACAG tccAACGGGCAGCAAGCCGGACGCCTCCCCCAGGGTCCCCCGCATGAAGCCGCCGTTCCTCCTGGCCAAGATGGAGAACGCCACGGGGGCTCCCCGCTCGCCCAAACCGGACGGCAAAG ACGAGAGCAGCCCCCCCAAGTCGCCGTGGGGGATCAACATCATGAAGAAGGCCAAGAAGTCCGGGCCCAAGGCCTTCGGGGTGCGACTGGAGGACTGCCAGCCTGGCATCAACAACAAG TTCATCCCCCTGATAGTGGAGATCTGCTGTGGGCTGGTGGAGGACATGGGCCTGGAGTACACTGGGATCTACAGAGTCCCCGGGAACAACGCCGTGGTGTCCAGCCTGCAGGACCAACTCAACAAGGGCGTCGATATCAACCCCACAGAAGAG AAATGGCAAGATCTGAATGTTATCAGTAGTTTGCTCAAGTCCTTCTTCAGGAAGCTTCCGGAACCCCTGTTCACGGATG ACAAGTATAACGACTTCATTGATGCGAACCGCATGGAGGACACAAAGGACAGGCTGAAGACCATGAAGAAACTG ATCCACGACTTGCCGGATCACTACTACCACACCTTGAAGTTCTTGGTGGGCCACTTGAAGACAGTAGCAGATCATGCAGAGAAGAATAAG ATGGAGCCGCGTAACCTGGCCCTGGTTTTTGGCCCCACGCTGGTACGCACCTCGGAGGACAACATGACCGACATGGTGACCCACATGCCCGACCGCTACAAAATCGTGGAGACGCTCATCCAGCAC catgcctggTTTTTCAACGAGGGGTTGGACAAGGACGAGAAG acCCCGGTGGACACGGCGGACCTTCAGCCCGTCCCGAACATCGACCACCTGCTGTCCAACATCGGGAGGACGGGCGTGATGGGGGAGGCCTCAG ACTCAACCAACAGCGACTCAGCTAAATCCAAG GGCTCATGGGGGTCAAAGCGGGATCTGAACGCCAAGGACTTCCTCTCGCTGTCCATCATATCCGCCGTCACCCGCAAGCGCAAGAAGCGGCCCAACGCCCGCCTACTGGGCAGCAGCACGGACGAGGACTCGGAGCACGAGCCGGTCAAGGCCaaccggggggggcggggccccgaaACGCCCAAGCcgcagggggcggagggggcggggggaggcgaCACGGCGCCCAGAGCGGAAGGCgaggaggacgaagaggaggaggaggaggaagaggaggaagacgggaaaggaaaaggggaggaggtggaggaggaggaggaggaggaggagtcccCGGGGAGGCGgtgcgaggaagaggaggaggtcgCGGCGGAGGACGGCGGGGTGGGGGCCAAGGCGCGGCCCTGGCGGGGCCCGGAGGACGCGCGCTCCATCGTGTCGGGCTACTCCACGCTCTCCACGCTGGGCCGCAGCCTGGCCTCGGAGGGCCGCGGGGACGAGGCGGACGACGAGCACAGCGAGCTGGTGAGCGAGACGGACAACGAGAGCGGCTTCGCCTCGCGCTCCCTCACCCAGGAGCGGCCCGAGAAGCCGGCCCGCCCGCCGCGCAGCTTCCTGTACTCCCACTGCAAAgcgcccggctccgcccccggccccgcccccagccctggccccgcccccgcggccCGCGGGCCTCCCCGCCGCACCTCGGACCCGGGCGacgggagggagggcagggcgCGCTCGGCCAcgccctcgtcctcctccttctgctcctccgccgcctcctccgcccCGCACAGGCTCCACAGCCGGCCCTCCTTCAACTCCCACAAGCTGATCCAGTGCGACACGCTGGCGCGCAAGAAGCTGAAGGGGGACAAGGCCAAGGCCCGCTCCCTGGACCTGGAGCTGCTGGCCCCCGCCTGCGTggaggaaggggtggggccTCAGGCCGCTCGGGAGGCGGGCCCCGGCGCCAAGGCCTCGTCGAGCGGCAGCCAGGAGAGCGTGcgcccggccccggccccggccccggctccgccccccaaccccgcccccgaCTCCGCCCCCCACAGGGCGAACGAGGCGGCCTCCTTCTCCCCCGGCGGGGGCGGGCAGGCCTCGCTGGCGGAGCAGGTGAGGGCGCGGCTCCTGGGCTCGGCGGAGGACGTGCGGGGCGTGGGCCTGCGCAAGCCCGTCTCCCCGGAGACGCGGCGCAAGAAGAGGGCGTGGCGCCGGCACACCGTGGTGGTCGGCACGGTCGGGGCGGGAGACGCGGCCGACGCCCCCCCCGCGGACGACGTCGCCCCCGGC